The nucleotide sequence GTCGAGAAGTCGCTCACCGGCGCGAACCTGTGGAACGAGGTCAAAGACCGCCTCGACCGTCCGGGCTCCGGGCTCTCGGGCGGCCAGCAGCAGCGTCTGTGTATCGCCCGCGCCATCGCCGTCTCCCCGGAGGTGTTGCTGATGGACGAGCCGTGCTCCGCCCTCGACCCCATCTCGACCTACGCGATCGAGGAGCTGATCGGCGAGCTCAAGAACGAGTTCACGATCGTCATCGTGACGCACAACATGCAGCAGGCGAGCCGCGTCTCCGACAAGACCGCGTTCTTCAACATCGCCGGCACCGGCAAGCCCGGCAAGCTCATCGAGTACGACGACACCACCAGCATCTTCACCACGCCGTCCGTGCAGGCCACGGAGGACTACGTCTCCGGCCGCTTCGGCTGACCCACCCTGTCGGCCTCCTCCCCCGTCCCCCGGGCACGACTTCGGAGATGCCGTACGACACGCCGGGCACCCGCCCCTGGGCCGCGGCGCGTCCCCTTCGATCTCCGAAGCTGCGCACGGGTCGTGACTCCTGCACGGATCGCGAGTGGGGAGGATCGTCCACAGACGGCGGGCTACCGAGTCGGGTCGCGGCCGCGGAGGCCGAGACAGCCCGAATGATGGCGGGATGTGCACGGGGCGAGGGACGCAGGTGTGGACGTATGCCGCGCTCCGCGCCCGGCACGGCTCTGCACGTCTGGATGCACCACGACCGCCATCAGTATCCGCACGAGGACTGCGACTGCGTGACGCACTGGGATGCTGCGACGTCGGGCAGTGCCTTCGAGCAGCCGGGGGTGCCCCTCGTGCTCCGGCAGATCTACGGCTGCCGTGGGGCGGAGGCGTTCTTCGTCGCTCTGGAGTCCGCCCGGCGGCTCGGACTCATCGATGCGGTCGGGCTGCGCCGTCTCGGTGACCGGCTCGGGCCCGAGGGGCGCGACCTCATCGCCTTCTCGCGGGCCGATGCCGACAGCGGCCTGGAATCCGTCGTGCGGCTGAGGATCCGACGCTACGGGTGGCGCGTGCGGACGCAGGTTTGGCGTGGTCGGGACGGGCCGGGTGGACCTCCTCATCGATGACTGGCTCATCATCGAGGCGGACGGACGCGCCAACCACGAGGAGAGCTCGCTCCGGCACCGCGATCTGGTCCGCGACGCGACCGCCGCCGGCTGGGGCCACCCCACTCTCCGCTTCGACGACGCGATGGTCCTGTACGACTGGCCTCTCGTCGAGCGGGCCATCGTCGAGACCATGCGCCGCCGCCCCTGACCCCGACAGCCCCGTGCCGGGCACGGCTTCGGAGATCGTCGACCACACGCCGGTGTCGGGGCCGGGCCCACGGCGTGTCGCCCTGCATCTCGGAAGTCGTGCCCGGGGCCAGGAGGACTCAGTCGCGCGGGGAGAGGAGGTAGGCGTTCAACTCGTCCGTGAGGGCGGTGTCGACGGGGACCGGGGAGCCGTCGATCGCGGTGATGGCGGTCGCGAGGCGCACGCTCGACACGAGCCACGCGGCGTCCGCCTGAGTCAGATCCGCGGCAGGGATGCGGTCGTACCCGACCTCGAAGCCCCGCGCGAGGAGGTGGTCGTACACGCTGAGCTGCGTGGTGCCGTGCAGGATCCCGCCGTTCGGGGCCGGTGTCGTGAACCGGTCGCCGACGCGCAGGATCAGCGAGGCCGTCGGAGCCTCCAGCACGAAACCGTCGCTGGACAGGAAGATCGCGTCGTCGGCTCCGCGGCGCTTGGCCTCGCGCAGGGCCGCCATGTTCACCGCATAGGACAGGGTCTTGGCGCCGAGAAGGAGCCAGGGCGCGCGCTCCGCCGCACCGAGGTCGTAGCCGCGGTCGAGAGTGACGACCTTGACGCCGTCGCGGCGCACGGCCGTGAAATCCGCCGCGGGCGCCGCCGTCACCCAGGCGGTCGGCGTCGGCCCGTGTTCGACCCCCCGGCTGAGGATGAGCTTGATGACCGACTCCCCCGGGCCGAGCTGGGACGCGGCCTCCTGGATCGCCTGCCGCCACTGCTCCCGGTGCGGAACCGGCAGGTCGCACAGACGCGCGGAATGCGCCAGCCGCTCCAGATGCGGGATGACCTCCTGCGCGTGCCCGTCGATCACTCCGATGGACTCGAACACGCCATCGCCCCGCTGCGTGCTGAGCTCCCCGACGCTCAGGGCCGGGGCTGCGGCGTCCACCTGCGTGAAGGTTTCGGCGTAGTCGGCGCGCTGCTCGTCGGCGGCGACGGGATCGATCATGAGAGCGAAACGACGGGTCATGCCACGAGCCTAGGGCGCGGGGAATACCTCCCGCCTCCTCGCGTTACACTGGAGTGGCCGGGCCGCATAACCCCGGGCTCCAATTTTCGCCGCTGCGAGCGGCCTTCCGCCGAGAGGCGTTCTTGCGGCCCGGTCTTTCTCTGTCCGGAGGCGGTTCAGGCCAGTGCGCCGGTGCGCCACAGGGCAGCGGACGCCGCGAGGTCCTGCGCGTAGCTGCTCAGCCGCAGCGCCCGGGTCGTGAGCTCGCTGGCCCGCGCCGGCTCCGTCGGCTCGTAATCGTCGGCCGTGTGCGTCGCCCCCGAGGCCTGCACCCGGCAGAACGCCGCCGCCCGCTCCAGCGCCACGGCGAAATCGCCCCGGAAGGCGCCGCGGAGGATCGTGTCGATGAGGGTCACGAGCTCTTCGGGGCTCGCCGGCACGGGCGCTCCGGCGACGACGGCATCGGACGACGGCAGCTCGACACGGCCCCGGTCGTACAGGAGCGCCGCGGTCCGCGGGTCACCGTGGATGGCAAGCTGGAGGACGTACAGCCGCCAGAGCGAACCGGGAAGGGTGCGCGACGGCGCCTTCGACCACAGCTCCGCGATCTCGTCGATGCCGTGCTCGCTCGTGAAGGCGATGAGACGCTCGACGCTCGCACCGCTCTCGTCCTGGCGGACCCGGGTCAGCAGCGCGGACGCGGTGGCGTGCGCGACACGGGTCTCCTCGGCCGGATCATGGCCGCCGACGATGTTGTCGAAAGCGCTCGTCGGACGACGCACGGGGCGATGGTGCTGCTCGGGCATCCCTCCAGGGTACGCCCCGCCCCGCACGCTCAGGCCGTCGGGATGACGATGACCGGGTCGGTGGTGGGGAGCCCGGACGGCGAGCCGCCCTCCTGCTCGACGGTGACCGCGATGGCGTCGCCCGCCTGCATCTCGCCCTCGAGGAGGGCCGTGGCCTCACCATCATCGACGTCGAACACGCCGGCGGCGATGGGGTCTTCGCCTCGGACGAACCACAGCTCGTACGTCCGCCCGTCGGCGACCTCGGGCAGCCCGTCCGTGACGAGGACGGCCTTGCCGACCGACCCCGACCAGTGCGCCGTGGCGGTCGCCCCGTCATCGAGTTCGACCGTGGCCTGCTGGGCGTCGTCCGCCGACTCGATCTCCTGCAGCGCGACGACGCTCGCGGGACGGTTCAGCTGGGCGTTCAGAGCGACAGCCCCGATGCCCACGCCGACGAGGAGCGCGAGGCATGCGGCGAGCGCGAACGCGATCCGGGTCCAGCGTCGGGGCGTGCGGGGTGCGGGCTCGTCGGCGGAGACGACACTCTCGGCCTCTGGCACCTCACGAGGGGAATCAGGGGCCGGGGCGGATGCATCGCCGTGCGGGGTCTGGGGAGTCTGGGCGATCTGCGCGAGCAGAGCCGCACGGATGCCGGCGGGCGGGGCGACGGGGGCCACGCCGTCGCCGAGGAGCGCAGCCGTCTCGGCGTCGCGCTCGGTCGTCGCCGCCCACTCCGGATGCTCGGCGAGAGCGCGCCGGTACCGGCGCTCGTCGTCCGCCGACAGCGCGTGGAGCGCGGCACCTGCCGCGAGCTCTTCGAAGTCCTTCTCGTTCATGCCGTCACCCCCATCGCCGTGCGGAGACGGGTCAGCCCGTCTCTCATCCGTGTCTTGATCGTTCCGAGCGGTGCTCCCACGAGCGCCGCGATCTCGTTCTGACTGTAACCGCCGTAGTAGGCGAGGACGAGCGCCTCCCGCTGGGCCTCCGGGAGACCCGTCAGCGCCGCGACGACCCGCTCACCCTCGATGCCCAGCTCGACCCGTTCCGCCACGCTGTCGTGCGCGACGCCGAGGTCTCGGTAGCCGGCTCGCACGTCCCGGTCCGCACTCGACTGCGATGCCCGCACCCGATCCACGGCCCGTCGATGTGCGATCGTCATCACCCATGTCCGTCCCTGTCCCTTGTTCGGAGCGAACCGGGAAGCGGATTGCCAGATCTCCAGGAAGACCTCCTGCAGCACCTCCTCGCTCTGCGCGCGGTTCACGAGGACGCGGAGGATGAGGCCGAAGACACGGGAGGAGAGGGAGTCGTACAGCGCCGCGAAGGCAGCCTGATCACCGGAGGCGACGCGGACGAGGAGGTCGGCGACAGCATCCTGCGGCGCCGCCCCGTCCTCGGGGACGTCCATCCCATCGATGACCATCTCCATAAGCATGCCGTATCTCCTCCCTCTTCCCGTGCAGACGTCACCCGAATGTGAACGAATAGACCTCGACGTCGGCCGGGACCTCGAGCGTGAGCGTGCCCTTCGCGATGTCGTCCTGCGAGATCAGACCGTAGGAGCGCGGCGTGCCGTCGATCCGGATCGTCTGCTCGTCGCCGTCCTCGTCGCGGACCACGACGTCACCAGACCCCGCGACGACCATCCGCACCTCCGCCGCGCGGTACTCGAGGCGGATGCGTCCGTCGTCGGCCGCCGGGGTGACGTACTGGGTCTCCACGGTCCAGTCGCCGTCCAGCGCGAAGCTGTCGTCGGGCTGGTCTTCGGGGAAGGTGAAGCTGCCGTCGCCGCGACGGTACTCGTCCCCGCCGCCGTAGTTGACGTCCTTCGAGGACCCGAGGAAGGTCTCCCGTGTCGTGGCCCCCACGTCGGGGGTCTCGTCCTTCACGTCCGTGGCGGCGGGGAGCTCGACGTCGGGGTCGGCGTCCTGCAGCAGTTCGCGGATCATGGCCTCCGTCGCGGCATAGTTGCCCTCGCCGAAGGAGATGTGGCGGACCGTGCCCTCCGCGTCGATGAGGTAGTGCGCGGGCCAGTACCGGTTGCGGTAGTTGGTCCAGGTCGAGAGCGTGTTGTCGAGCGCGACCGGGTACTCGATGCCGAAGTCGCGGGCACCGGCGGCGACGTTCCCCGGATCCTTCTCGAACGCGTACTCGGGCGAGTGGATGCCGATCACCTGCAGTCCCGCGTCGCGGTACGTCTCGTCCCACGCCACCACGTGCGGGATGGAGCGCTGGCAGTTGATGCAGGAGTACGCCCAGAAGTCGATGAGGACGACCTGCCCGCGCAGGTCCTTCAGATCGATCCCCTCCCCGTCCGGCGTGTTCAGCCACTGCTGGATGCCCTTGATGGACGGAGCGGTCCCGCAGGACTCGAGTTCGGTCGCGCCGTTCGTGCACTGGTCGAGGTCTTTGTTCTCCTCGTTCACCAGGCCCCCGAGATCCAGGGCATCCTGCACCTGCTCGGAGTCGGCGATCTGCTCCTGCAGCGGCGCCGTGTAGTCCGGCAGGAGGCGCTGCAGCGCCTGCGGCACGTTGAAGACGAGACCCACGGCGAGCGCGATCATCGCGACGCCGGCGGCGATGCGGAGGGCGCGCTCCTTGGTGCGGAAGGCACGGATTCGCTCCACGACGCTGCGCCCGGCGAGGGCGAAGACCAGCAGCGGCACGGCGACGCCGATCGCGAACGACACGGTGAGCAGCACCGTCCCCACCCCGACCTGGCCGGTGGAGCCGGCGACGATGATGGCCGCCAGCACCGGGCCCGCGCAGGGGACGAACACGGCTCCGAGAGCGAGACCGACCCCGAACCCGTTGCCCCGGTTCTTCACCTCACGCTGGCCGAAGCGCTGGAACGGCCGCTCTAG is from Microbacterium sp. BLY and encodes:
- a CDS encoding DNA-directed RNA polymerase subunit beta, with product MPEQHHRPVRRPTSAFDNIVGGHDPAEETRVAHATASALLTRVRQDESGASVERLIAFTSEHGIDEIAELWSKAPSRTLPGSLWRLYVLQLAIHGDPRTAALLYDRGRVELPSSDAVVAGAPVPASPEELVTLIDTILRGAFRGDFAVALERAAAFCRVQASGATHTADDYEPTEPARASELTTRALRLSSYAQDLAASAALWRTGALA
- a CDS encoding DUF559 domain-containing protein; translation: MDLLIDDWLIIEADGRANHEESSLRHRDLVRDATAAGWGHPTLRFDDAMVLYDWPLVERAIVETMRRRP
- a CDS encoding aminodeoxychorismate lyase — its product is MTRRFALMIDPVAADEQRADYAETFTQVDAAAPALSVGELSTQRGDGVFESIGVIDGHAQEVIPHLERLAHSARLCDLPVPHREQWRQAIQEAASQLGPGESVIKLILSRGVEHGPTPTAWVTAAPAADFTAVRRDGVKVVTLDRGYDLGAAERAPWLLLGAKTLSYAVNMAALREAKRRGADDAIFLSSDGFVLEAPTASLILRVGDRFTTPAPNGGILHGTTQLSVYDHLLARGFEVGYDRIPAADLTQADAAWLVSSVRLATAITAIDGSPVPVDTALTDELNAYLLSPRD
- a CDS encoding cytochrome c biogenesis protein DipZ, producing MDLIIIGLLGGLITGISPCILPVLPVIFLTGGAQSASYDGEAVPAKRSRPYFVIAGLVLSFTLVTLAGSLILGLLNLPQDIIRWVGIAVLVVIGVGLIVPRFQHILERPFQRFGQREVKNRGNGFGVGLALGAVFVPCAGPVLAAIIVAGSTGQVGVGTVLLTVSFAIGVAVPLLVFALAGRSVVERIRAFRTKERALRIAAGVAMIALAVGLVFNVPQALQRLLPDYTAPLQEQIADSEQVQDALDLGGLVNEENKDLDQCTNGATELESCGTAPSIKGIQQWLNTPDGEGIDLKDLRGQVVLIDFWAYSCINCQRSIPHVVAWDETYRDAGLQVIGIHSPEYAFEKDPGNVAAGARDFGIEYPVALDNTLSTWTNYRNRYWPAHYLIDAEGTVRHISFGEGNYAATEAMIRELLQDADPDVELPAATDVKDETPDVGATTRETFLGSSKDVNYGGGDEYRRGDGSFTFPEDQPDDSFALDGDWTVETQYVTPAADDGRIRLEYRAAEVRMVVAGSGDVVVRDEDGDEQTIRIDGTPRSYGLISQDDIAKGTLTLEVPADVEVYSFTFG
- a CDS encoding anti-sigma factor domain-containing protein is translated as MNEKDFEELAAGAALHALSADDERRYRRALAEHPEWAATTERDAETAALLGDGVAPVAPPAGIRAALLAQIAQTPQTPHGDASAPAPDSPREVPEAESVVSADEPAPRTPRRWTRIAFALAACLALLVGVGIGAVALNAQLNRPASVVALQEIESADDAQQATVELDDGATATAHWSGSVGKAVLVTDGLPEVADGRTYELWFVRGEDPIAAGVFDVDDGEATALLEGEMQAGDAIAVTVEQEGGSPSGLPTTDPVIVIPTA
- the sigK gene encoding ECF RNA polymerase sigma factor SigK, coding for MLMEMVIDGMDVPEDGAAPQDAVADLLVRVASGDQAAFAALYDSLSSRVFGLILRVLVNRAQSEEVLQEVFLEIWQSASRFAPNKGQGRTWVMTIAHRRAVDRVRASQSSADRDVRAGYRDLGVAHDSVAERVELGIEGERVVAALTGLPEAQREALVLAYYGGYSQNEIAALVGAPLGTIKTRMRDGLTRLRTAMGVTA
- the pstB gene encoding phosphate ABC transporter ATP-binding protein PstB, with amino-acid sequence MSKSIEVNDLNVYYGNFLAVEGVSLDIQPRSVTAFIGPSGCGKSTFLRTLNRMHEVIPGARVEGEVLLDGKDLYGAGVDPVLVRRQVGMVFQRPNPFPTMSIKENVLAGVKLNNKRMSKSEQDDLVEKSLTGANLWNEVKDRLDRPGSGLSGGQQQRLCIARAIAVSPEVLLMDEPCSALDPISTYAIEELIGELKNEFTIVIVTHNMQQASRVSDKTAFFNIAGTGKPGKLIEYDDTTSIFTTPSVQATEDYVSGRFG